From one Acipenser ruthenus chromosome 21, fAciRut3.2 maternal haplotype, whole genome shotgun sequence genomic stretch:
- the LOC117427660 gene encoding ras and EF-hand domain-containing protein-like isoform X1, with product MESQAPNPKPDLRRLFSACDLNKSGRIEYEDFATVCRELSVQTSQVALLFNKFDMDRDGCIDYSDFSSRFHEVSETLDLASFDGASHSHRIAWEEFEERLGDKVHYLNSSRDQLAELYQQIHAFSEDAVLQYESLIEGLIRDSRVHCLETDKLESTLRRTEEMTARQLAELEEDIQQQLSNLEKRVREEEHQKLEAAIAGLQRRHENEVSDLQATADRLKAQEEHLLHLIAKEDVSKLKDTISELTQEKDHLRKCLEKAKTSVSLLQVELDQLKNDFTDQKLQHEREKEALTKMAEERQSYSNQIEILQSVNKTLYDSNDGLRSALSTNVGSGKKRHLSPRGRIPITRVKPNEQNGQHVISYSSFAGEDNSMALDTYGPTPAKYSQVASWADNYLDSGVSDSHDAIDGQDSSNEYDSDHSNYSEGTVHYSYSCVPSDIEMSELKSERTFDMESSLAPSRRSSVGSSIRRRLPAFSPKLADTGTEDSQELGPMYRLVLAGDAGAGKSSFLLRLCMNEFRGNIPTTLGVDFQMKKLLVDGERTTLQIWDTAGQERFRSIAKSYFRKAHGVLLLYDITSERSFLNIREWIDEIRDSTDNPIPLILIGNKCDLRAEMPESSCVNTAHGEKLAMTYNSLFCETSAKDGTNVVEAVLHLAREVRKTVNVKQTAEPVMKLSVQDGKKALTNCCGM from the exons ATGGAATCACAAGCACCTAACCCCAAACCCGACCTCAGGAGACTGTTCTCTGCGTGCGATCTGAATAAATCTGGACGGATCGAGTATGAAGATTTTGCGACGGTTTGCCGAGAGCTGAGCGTCCAGACCTCGCAGGTGGCTCTTCTCTTTAACAAGTTCGACATGGACCGGGACGGGTGCATCGACTACAGTGATTTCTCGAGCCGGTTCCACGAAGTTTCGGAAACTTTGGATCTGGCTTCTTTCGACGGGGCTTCGCATTCACACAGAATCGCTTGGGAGGAATTTGAAGAGAGACTCGGAGATAAGGTTCACTATCTAAACAG CAGCCGAGACCAGTTGGCAGAGCTGTACCAGCAGATCCATGCCTTCTCGGAGGACGCTGTGCTCCAGTATGAGTCGCTCATCGAGGGCCTGATCAGAGACAGCAGGGTCCACTGTCTGGAGACTGACAAACTGGAGTCCACTCTGAGAAG GACAGAGGAGATGACTGCGAGACAGCTGGCTGAACTGGAGGAAGACATACAGCAACAACTCTCTAACCTGGAGAAGAGAGTAAGAGAGGAG GAGCACCAGAAACTGGAAGCAGCAATCGCAGGCCTTCAGAGGAGACATGAGAACGAGGTCTCCGATCTGCAGGCAACTGCTGACAGGCTCAAAGCG caagaAGAGCATCTGCTGCACTTAATCGCCAAAGAGGATGTTTCTAAACTTAAAGATACAATCAGTGAGCTGACACAG GAAAAGGACCATTTAAGAAAATGTCTAGAAAAAGCCAAGACAAGTGTTTCACTTCTTCAAGTAGAGCTGGATCAACTTAAAAATGATTTTACAGACCAAAAATTACAACATGAGAG AGAGAAAGAAGCATTGACCAAGATGGCAGAAGAACGCCAGTCTTATTCCAATCAGATTGAAATACTGCA GAGTGTAAACAAAACGCTGTACGACAGCAACGATGGGCTGAGATCGGCTCTCAGCACAAACGTTGGGTCTGGAAAGAAAAGG CACCTCTCACCCAGGGGTCGAATTCCAATAACCAGAGTGAAGCCCAATGAACAAAATGGGCAGCATGTCATTAGCTATAGCAG ctTTGCTGGTGAAGACAACAGTATGGCGTTGGATACGTATGGACCCACACCTGCAAAATACTCTCAGGTTGCCAGCTGGGCTGACAACTACCTGGACAGTGGAGTCTCCGACTCTCACGATGCCATTGACGGCCAGGACTCCAGCAATGAGTACGACAGCGATCACAGCAACTACTCGGAGGGGACCGTGCACTACAGCTACTCCTGTGTGCCCTCAGATATTGAG ATGTCTGAATTGAAGTCCGAGAGGACGTTCGATATGGAATCATCTTTGGCTCCGAGTCGCCGCAGTTCTGTTGGGTCTTCGATTAGGAGACGCCTTCCAGCATTCAGCCCAAAG CTGGCTGATACAGGAACAGAGGATTCCCAGGAGCTGGGTCCAATGTACAGGCTAGTCCTCGCAGGGGACGCGGGAGCAGGAAAGTCCAGCTTTCTGCTCCGACTGTGCATGAATGAATTCAGAGGAAACATCCCCACAACACTGG GAGTCGATTTCCAAATGAAGAAGTTGTTGGTTGACGGAGAGCGTACAACATTACAGATCTGGGACACTGCAGGACAAGAGAG GTTCCGCAGCATTGCCAAGTCCTACTTCCGAAAGGCACACGGGGTGCTACTCCTGTACGACATCACCTCTGAGAGGAGCTTCCTGAATATCAGAGAGTGGATTGATGAAATCCGG gaTTCCACAGATAACCCCATTCCTCTAATTCTAATTGGAAACAAGTGTGACTTGAGAGCAGAGATGCCAGAGTCCAGCTGTGTGAACACTGCACACGGGGAGAAGCTAGCCATG ACGTACAATTCCCTTTTCTGTGAAACAAGTGCTAAAGACGGTACCAATGTTGTGGAAGCTGTCCTGCATCTTGCAAg GGAAGTGAGAAAGACTGTTAATGTCAAGCAGACTGCCGAGCCAGTCATGAAACTGAGTGTCCAGGATGGGAAGAAAGCACTGACAAACTGCTGTGGGATGTAG
- the LOC117427788 gene encoding endoplasmic reticulum aminopeptidase 1-like, which yields MPANNRFFLVLMLASFSKTFEEARYINTSANHSATPGEVFPWSSYRLPDSIIPEHYYITIHPDFQNRTFTGRVKILLAVLKDTDHVVLNSKNLQVREALLLPLPEHHNQKQLSLRLQESVQNEQVAFTSSTTLQAGRKYELFVSYTAALSSSFSGFYKAFYRTRNGTTRMLAATHFEATSARKAFPCFDEPSMKAVFSITIIRDQQHYAISNMPKRTTVPRADGLLEDHFLHSVKMSSYLVAFVVSDFASKSTASKRGTKVSVFAPSEQMVQTQYALHAGVKILEFFEEYFQIPYPLPKIDLVAIPDFEAGAMENWGLITFRETSLLYDPKISTLRNKLWVTEVIAHELAHQWFGNLVTMEWWNDLWLNEGFATYMEFVATNHLEPSLCAEDQLLITTFYRALEKDSFRTSHPISLPVRSSAQIREMFDVVSYCKGASILRMLHNLLTEPIFTGGIRAYLKEHSYGNAHQDYLWQALTKSAVEAGESVNVKAIMDTWTMQKGYPLVSVTLQGRKLKLSQSIFTLYPQSDTGFLWQIPFTFYTSNSTVVISHLMKSKEESIDLPHDVAWIKANVNSTGFYRVSYDLPTLRVISRQLREQHSAFSRSDRASLIDDTFHLASQGTLKYSEAFSLSLSLGKEKEYLPIRMFVAHMTRMLSKFAFSRERCVMQLLKKHILSLLRGLMQAQRWDDSGTLPQQNLRTLLLSIAKRYRRLPAAQHAERLFHHWMEADGKTQLPRTLRGMVFQVGIKKGGDREWTFLLRKYIESTSSTDKVQILAALSRTRSTRKKKWLLNAALQNQVIKTQDFGTIVRQLARSPKSNQLVWKFVQRHWSKLVKKFSLGSSYLSRIVVSITSKYTTRKKYEEVKKFFRSPKNLRNLAFVRQSLEMIKVNILWLKKNKKQIKSWLREEYTETYTTNRHCRPALALKRGRALYVKT from the exons ATGCCTGCAAACAATCGCTTTTTTCTTGTGCTGATGTTGGCCAGCTTTTCCAAAACTTTTGAGGAAGCGCGGTACATTAACACCAGTgccaaccactctgccacacctGGAGAGGTATTTCCATGGAGCAGCTACCGGCTCCCAGACTCCATCATCCCTGAACATTACTACATTACCATCCATCCAGACTTCCAGAATAGGACCTTCACGGGGAGAGTGAAGATCCTGCTGGCCGTCTTGAAGGACACGGACCACGTGGTGCTGAACAGCAAGAACCTGCAGGTGAGGGAGGCTCTTCTGCTGCCGTTACCAGAACACCACAACCAGAAGCAGCTCTCGCTTCGCTTGCAGGAGTCTGTACAGAACGAACAGGTGGCGTTCACCTCCAGCACCACCTTGCAGGCAGGGAGGAAGTACGAGCTCTTTGTCAGCTACACAGCGGCCCTCTCCAGCAGCTTCTCTGGGTTTTACAAAGCCTTCTACAGGACAAGAAACGGGACAACAag AATGCTAGCCGCGACTCACTTTGAAGCCACGTCTGCTCGGAAAGCGTTCCCCTGTTTCGACGAGCCCAGCATGAAGGCGGTGTTTTCTATCACGATCATTCGGGATCAGCAGCACTATGCCATCTCAAACATGCCAAAG AGGACCACCGTGCCCAGGGCAGACGGGCTGCTGGAGGATCACTTCCTGCACAGTGTGAAGATGAGCAGCTACCTGGTAGCTTTCGTTGTCAGTGACTTTGCTTCCAAAAGCACTGCATCTAAAAGAGGCACCAAG GTTTCAGTGTTTGCTCCAAGTGAACAAATGGTCCAGACACAGTATGCTCTCCATGCCGGTGTGAAAATATTGGAGTTCTTCGAAGAGTACTTCCAGATTCCATACCCCCTTCCGAAAATAG ACCTGGTAGCTATCCCTGATTTCGAGGCAGGTGCCATGGAGAACTGGGGCCTGATTACCTTCCGCGAGACCTCCCTGCTGTACGACCCCAAAATATCGACACTGCGCAACAAGCTGTGGGTCACCGAGGTCATCGCTCATGAGCTGGCTCACCAG TGGTTTGGAAACCTGGTCACCATGGAATGGTGGAATGACCTCTGGTTAAACGAGGGCTTTGCCACCTACATGGAGTTCGTTGCCACTAATCACTTAGAGCCCAGCTTGTGTGCG GAAgatcagcttctcatcaccacttTCTACCGAGCTCTGGAGAAGGACTCCTTCAGGACCTCTCACCCCATCTCTTTGCCTGTCAGGAGCTCAGCGCAGATCAGAGAGATGTTTGACGTGGTCTCCTACTGCAAG GGTGCCAGTATCCTGCGAATGCTGCACAACCTCCTGACAGAGCCCATATTTACCGGTGGAATCAGAGCCTATTTGAAAGAACACAGCTACGGCAATGCCCACCAGGACTACCTGTGGCAAGCACTTACCAAG AGTGCTGTGGAGGCTGGCGAGAGTGTGAATGTGAAAGCTATCATGGACACCTGGACGATGCAGAAAGGGTACCCGCTGGTGTCTGTAACACTACAAGGAAGGAAACTCAAACTTTCTCAGAGCATTTTCACTCTCTACCCACAAAGCGACACAGG ctTCCTCTGGCAGATTCCTTTCACATTTTATACAAGCAATTCAACTGTCGTCATCAGCCATCTAATGAAGAGCAAAGAAG AATCCATTGATCTCCCCCATGACGTTGCCTGGATCAAAGCTAATGTGAACTCCACTGGCTTCTACAGAGTGTCCTATGATCTCCCAACGCTGCGTGTCATCAGCCGCCAGCTGAGAGAACAGCACAGCGCGTTCAGCAGGAGTGACAGGGCCAGCCTCATTGACGACACATTCCACCTGGCCAG CCAGGGGACCCTGAAGTACAGCGAGGCCTTCTCTCTCAGCCTGTCCCTGGGGAAGGAGAAGGAATACCTCCCCATAAGAATGTTTGTTGCTCACATGACCCGCATGCTCAGTAAATTCGCTTTCAGCAGAGAACGCTGTGTTATGCAGCTGTTAAAG AAACACATCCTGAGTTTGCTGAGGGGACTGATGCAGGCTCAGCGCTGGGATGACAGTGGCACCCTGCCTCAACAGAACCTGCGCACACTCCTCCTCTCCATCGCCAAGAGGTACAGGAGACTGCCTGCAGCACAGCACGCAGAGAGACTCTTCCACCACTGGATGGAAGCTGATGGGAAAACCCA GTTGCCCAGGACTCTCCGAGGAATGGTATTCCAGGTAGGGATAAAGAAGGGTGGAGACAGGGAATGGACGTTTTTACTGCGCAAGTACATCGAAAGCACTTCCAGCACCGATAAAGTGCAGATCCTGGCAGCCTTGTCCCGAACCAGGAGCACAAGAAAGAAGAAGTG GTTACTGAATGCAGCATTGCAGAACCAGGTCATCAAGACTCAGGATTTTGGCACCATCGTCAGACAACTGGCTCGCTCTCCAAAGAGTAACCAGCTAGTGTGGAAGTTTGTACAGCGACACTGGAGCAAGCTCGTCAAAAA GTTTTCTTTAGGTTCAAGCTATCTGTCCCGTATCGTTGTTTCAATAACCTCGAAGTACACCACCAGAAAGAAGTATGAGGAA GTTAAGAAATTCTTTCGCTCTCCGAAGAACCTCAGAAACCTCGCCTTTGTCAGGCAGTCCCTGGAAATGATCAAAGTCAATATCTTGTGGCTGAAGAAGAATAAAAAACAGATCAAGTCTTGGCTACGCGAGGAGTACACTGAAACATACACAACAAATAGGCACTGCAGACCAGCATTAGCACTAAAAAGAGGCAGGGCACTTTATGTTAAAACATGA
- the LOC117428571 gene encoding putative nuclease HARBI1: protein MSDLMVVLAALNSRKKRRRFYPRNRVYRPRISFLSLTEEQVFDRFRLNKQFIYDLCEELKGDLECHRNSNYALPVPVKMTSALTFYATGSFQNAASGSTGISQASMCKSLSEVTEALVRRVKKYICFPLNSGQMQKTREEFYKVAQFPNVLGVIDCTHVAIRARTENEPAFRNSKGFHSVNVQVVCDAKNIITNVLANHPGCADDAYILSKSRLTEIFETEITSDCWLVGDSAYDLKPWLMTPIPNPESPAEHRYKEAHQLTHAVIDKTKRILKTRFRCLDRSRGVLQYSPKKVCQIFLACCVLHNIATRHNILVDVDEGLETPNEDEDMSLSPHEDEELPEENTSSEAASIRMELVRDHFS from the exons ATGTCTGATCTTATGGTGGTACTGGCTGCACTGAATTCGAGAAAAAAACGGAGGAGGTTTTATCCCCGAAACAGAGTTTACCGGCCTCGGATATCCTTTCTCAGTCTGACGGAAGAACAAGTCTTTGACCGCTTTCGTCTGAATAAGCAGTTCATATATGACTTGTGTGAGGAGTTAAAGGGGGATTTGGAGTGTCACAGAAACAGCAATTATGCTTTGCCCGTGCCGGTAAAAATGACTTCTGCTCTGACGTTCTATGCCACCGGTAGTTTCCAGAACGCGGCCAGCGGCTCGACTGGAATTAGTCAGGCGTCTATGTGTAAAAGCCTCTCTGAGGTCACCGAGGCCTTGGTCAGAAGAGTGAAGAAGTATATCTGCTTCCCTTTGAACTCTGGTCAAATGCAGAAAACCAGAGAGGAGTTTTACAAGGTCGCGCAGTTTCCAAACGTCCTGGGCGTTATTGACTGTACACACGTTGCCATCAGGGCCCGCACCGAAAACGAGCCTGCTTTTAGAAACTCCAAGGGATTCCACTCGGTGAATGTGCAGGTAGTCTGTGACGCCAAGAACATCATAACCAACGTCCTTGCAAACCACCCTGGGTGCGCCGACGATGCTTACATTTTATCAAAGTCTCGTTTAACAGAGATATTTGAGACGGAAATTACCAGTGACTGCTGGCTTGTTG GTGACAGCGCCTATGACTTGAAGCCGTGGTTAATGACCCCCATTCCTAACCCCGAGAGTCCAGCGGAACACAGGTACAAAGAGGCACACCAGCTTACTCATGCTGTCATTGACAAGACCAAGCGCATCTTAAAGACTCGCTTCAGGTGCCTGGATCGTTCTAGAGGGGTGCTCCAGTACAGTCCCAAAAAGGTCTGTCAGATATTTTTGGCTTGCTGCGTTCTGCACAATATCGCAACTCGGCACAACATCTTAGTAGATGTCGACGAAGGCCTGGAAACCCCAAACGAGGACGAGGACATGAGCCTGTCACCGCATGAAGATGAAGAGCTGCCTGAGGAAAACACCTCCAGCGAGGCTGCAAGCATCAGAATGGAGCTCGTTAGAGACCATTTCTCATAG
- the LOC117427660 gene encoding ras and EF-hand domain-containing protein-like isoform X2, with the protein MESQAPNPKPDLRRLFSACDLNKSGRIEYEDFATVCRELSVQTSQVALLFNKFDMDRDGCIDYSDFSSRFHEVSETLDLASFDGASHSHRIAWEEFEERLGDKVHYLNSRDQLAELYQQIHAFSEDAVLQYESLIEGLIRDSRVHCLETDKLESTLRRTEEMTARQLAELEEDIQQQLSNLEKRVREEEHQKLEAAIAGLQRRHENEVSDLQATADRLKAQEEHLLHLIAKEDVSKLKDTISELTQEKDHLRKCLEKAKTSVSLLQVELDQLKNDFTDQKLQHEREKEALTKMAEERQSYSNQIEILQSVNKTLYDSNDGLRSALSTNVGSGKKRHLSPRGRIPITRVKPNEQNGQHVISYSSFAGEDNSMALDTYGPTPAKYSQVASWADNYLDSGVSDSHDAIDGQDSSNEYDSDHSNYSEGTVHYSYSCVPSDIEMSELKSERTFDMESSLAPSRRSSVGSSIRRRLPAFSPKLADTGTEDSQELGPMYRLVLAGDAGAGKSSFLLRLCMNEFRGNIPTTLGVDFQMKKLLVDGERTTLQIWDTAGQERFRSIAKSYFRKAHGVLLLYDITSERSFLNIREWIDEIRDSTDNPIPLILIGNKCDLRAEMPESSCVNTAHGEKLAMTYNSLFCETSAKDGTNVVEAVLHLAREVRKTVNVKQTAEPVMKLSVQDGKKALTNCCGM; encoded by the exons ATGGAATCACAAGCACCTAACCCCAAACCCGACCTCAGGAGACTGTTCTCTGCGTGCGATCTGAATAAATCTGGACGGATCGAGTATGAAGATTTTGCGACGGTTTGCCGAGAGCTGAGCGTCCAGACCTCGCAGGTGGCTCTTCTCTTTAACAAGTTCGACATGGACCGGGACGGGTGCATCGACTACAGTGATTTCTCGAGCCGGTTCCACGAAGTTTCGGAAACTTTGGATCTGGCTTCTTTCGACGGGGCTTCGCATTCACACAGAATCGCTTGGGAGGAATTTGAAGAGAGACTCGGAGATAAGGTTCACTATCTAAACAG CCGAGACCAGTTGGCAGAGCTGTACCAGCAGATCCATGCCTTCTCGGAGGACGCTGTGCTCCAGTATGAGTCGCTCATCGAGGGCCTGATCAGAGACAGCAGGGTCCACTGTCTGGAGACTGACAAACTGGAGTCCACTCTGAGAAG GACAGAGGAGATGACTGCGAGACAGCTGGCTGAACTGGAGGAAGACATACAGCAACAACTCTCTAACCTGGAGAAGAGAGTAAGAGAGGAG GAGCACCAGAAACTGGAAGCAGCAATCGCAGGCCTTCAGAGGAGACATGAGAACGAGGTCTCCGATCTGCAGGCAACTGCTGACAGGCTCAAAGCG caagaAGAGCATCTGCTGCACTTAATCGCCAAAGAGGATGTTTCTAAACTTAAAGATACAATCAGTGAGCTGACACAG GAAAAGGACCATTTAAGAAAATGTCTAGAAAAAGCCAAGACAAGTGTTTCACTTCTTCAAGTAGAGCTGGATCAACTTAAAAATGATTTTACAGACCAAAAATTACAACATGAGAG AGAGAAAGAAGCATTGACCAAGATGGCAGAAGAACGCCAGTCTTATTCCAATCAGATTGAAATACTGCA GAGTGTAAACAAAACGCTGTACGACAGCAACGATGGGCTGAGATCGGCTCTCAGCACAAACGTTGGGTCTGGAAAGAAAAGG CACCTCTCACCCAGGGGTCGAATTCCAATAACCAGAGTGAAGCCCAATGAACAAAATGGGCAGCATGTCATTAGCTATAGCAG ctTTGCTGGTGAAGACAACAGTATGGCGTTGGATACGTATGGACCCACACCTGCAAAATACTCTCAGGTTGCCAGCTGGGCTGACAACTACCTGGACAGTGGAGTCTCCGACTCTCACGATGCCATTGACGGCCAGGACTCCAGCAATGAGTACGACAGCGATCACAGCAACTACTCGGAGGGGACCGTGCACTACAGCTACTCCTGTGTGCCCTCAGATATTGAG ATGTCTGAATTGAAGTCCGAGAGGACGTTCGATATGGAATCATCTTTGGCTCCGAGTCGCCGCAGTTCTGTTGGGTCTTCGATTAGGAGACGCCTTCCAGCATTCAGCCCAAAG CTGGCTGATACAGGAACAGAGGATTCCCAGGAGCTGGGTCCAATGTACAGGCTAGTCCTCGCAGGGGACGCGGGAGCAGGAAAGTCCAGCTTTCTGCTCCGACTGTGCATGAATGAATTCAGAGGAAACATCCCCACAACACTGG GAGTCGATTTCCAAATGAAGAAGTTGTTGGTTGACGGAGAGCGTACAACATTACAGATCTGGGACACTGCAGGACAAGAGAG GTTCCGCAGCATTGCCAAGTCCTACTTCCGAAAGGCACACGGGGTGCTACTCCTGTACGACATCACCTCTGAGAGGAGCTTCCTGAATATCAGAGAGTGGATTGATGAAATCCGG gaTTCCACAGATAACCCCATTCCTCTAATTCTAATTGGAAACAAGTGTGACTTGAGAGCAGAGATGCCAGAGTCCAGCTGTGTGAACACTGCACACGGGGAGAAGCTAGCCATG ACGTACAATTCCCTTTTCTGTGAAACAAGTGCTAAAGACGGTACCAATGTTGTGGAAGCTGTCCTGCATCTTGCAAg GGAAGTGAGAAAGACTGTTAATGTCAAGCAGACTGCCGAGCCAGTCATGAAACTGAGTGTCCAGGATGGGAAGAAAGCACTGACAAACTGCTGTGGGATGTAG
- the LOC117427661 gene encoding small EDRK-rich factor 2-like: protein MTRGNQRELARQKNAKKQTDCTKGKRSDDGLSAAARKLRDAEIMQQKQKQAKDKPQEKPK from the exons atgacCA GGGGAAACCAGCGTGAACTTGCCCGTCAGAAGAATGCCAAgaagcagactgactgcaccaaAGGAAAAAGAAGTGACGATGGCTTATCTGCTGCTGCACGAAAACTGAG GGATGCTGAGATAATGCAACAGAAGCAGAAACAAGCCAAGGACAAGCCCCAGGAGAAACCCAAATAA